In a genomic window of uncultured Sphaerochaeta sp.:
- a CDS encoding NAD(P)H-dependent oxidoreductase subunit E yields the protein MSDINDFTFSPALVAFIKEWKSKPGNLIMVLHKVQQEQGYISREAADQVASLLDVPLATIWGVVSFYHFFKLTKPGEHNIQVCMGTACYLKGGQAIVDELDKQLHLQVGEVTEDGVFSLEAVRCVGCCGLAPVMTVGGEVFGKVTKDQVAGIIAKFR from the coding sequence ATGTCGGACATTAACGATTTCACGTTCTCACCCGCGCTGGTAGCATTCATCAAGGAATGGAAATCCAAGCCGGGAAATCTCATCATGGTGCTCCACAAGGTACAACAAGAGCAAGGCTACATCTCCCGCGAGGCTGCGGATCAGGTGGCAAGCTTGCTTGACGTTCCTTTGGCAACCATCTGGGGTGTCGTCTCGTTCTACCACTTCTTCAAATTGACCAAGCCGGGAGAGCACAACATCCAGGTTTGCATGGGCACTGCTTGTTATCTCAAGGGTGGCCAGGCGATCGTCGACGAGTTGGACAAGCAACTGCACTTGCAGGTTGGGGAAGTCACCGAAGATGGTGTGTTCTCTCTTGAGGCAGTGCGGTGTGTCGGTTGCTGTGGGCTTGCCCCGGTAATGACCGTCGGTGGAGAGGTTTTCGGCAAGGTCACCAAAGACCAGGTCGCCGGAATCATCGCGAAGTTCAGATAA
- a CDS encoding endonuclease/exonuclease/phosphatase family protein: protein MVCLLLFLALLLCSCSCDLPQDTGHFRVLSYNVQNLFDTQLDGTEYAEYQDTKAWAQHSYRQRLKTLSQVVLHARLNLPDVLVLQEVENRSVVEDLLTYHLHRHGYQWFATAKGEGDAISVAIISRHPIKEAKVHTGAKGTRPILEATVGTEGEDVVLFALHAKSQIGEFAQTEALRLEVARTVTAAARQREGSLILLCGDFNSDPSAVWEGGDVQTALVDVNHPTSMRYLHEGSIVLTGDRTEVSSLIWYSGYLDQGLGLGEKGSCNWDGSWHQYDQILGNGHLFDRRGWEFSSFAVCDLPLCLEADGRPKAWNLQTLNGVSDHLPVLLTLSRL from the coding sequence ATGGTATGTCTGTTGCTTTTCCTTGCGTTGCTGCTTTGCAGCTGCAGTTGTGACCTTCCCCAGGACACAGGTCACTTTCGTGTACTCTCCTACAATGTACAGAATCTCTTTGACACCCAGCTTGACGGGACTGAGTATGCCGAGTACCAGGACACCAAAGCCTGGGCCCAGCACAGCTATCGCCAGAGGCTGAAGACCCTGTCGCAGGTGGTACTCCATGCAAGGCTCAATCTGCCTGATGTATTGGTACTCCAGGAAGTGGAGAACCGGAGTGTGGTGGAGGATTTGCTGACCTATCATCTGCATCGCCATGGCTACCAGTGGTTTGCCACAGCGAAGGGAGAGGGGGATGCAATATCGGTGGCCATCATCAGCCGTCATCCGATCAAGGAGGCGAAGGTGCATACCGGTGCAAAGGGTACACGCCCCATCCTCGAAGCCACCGTTGGGACGGAGGGTGAGGACGTGGTGCTCTTTGCTCTGCACGCCAAGAGTCAGATAGGGGAGTTTGCCCAGACCGAGGCGCTTCGCCTTGAAGTGGCGAGAACTGTCACCGCTGCAGCACGGCAGCGGGAGGGCAGTCTCATCCTGTTGTGTGGGGATTTCAACAGCGACCCCTCCGCAGTCTGGGAGGGTGGGGATGTGCAGACAGCATTGGTGGACGTGAATCATCCGACTTCAATGCGGTATCTGCACGAAGGCTCGATCGTGCTTACGGGCGATCGGACTGAGGTAAGCTCACTCATCTGGTACTCGGGCTACCTTGACCAAGGACTTGGTCTTGGGGAAAAAGGGAGTTGCAACTGGGATGGCAGTTGGCATCAATATGATCAGATATTGGGAAACGGTCATCTCTTTGACCGGCGAGGTTGGGAGTTTTCCTCATTTGCAGTTTGCGATCTTCCGCTCTGCCTTGAGGCGGACGGAAGACCGAAGGCGTGGAACCTGCAGACCCTGAATGGGGTCAGCGACCACCTTCCGGTGCTGCTGACCCTTTCAAGGTTGTGA
- a CDS encoding sensor histidine kinase yields the protein MHICIDDYLLDIVQNSFEAASSLVELVLDETESTLACLVRDNGKGMDAEVQKRVLDPFYSDGKKHAKRKVGLGLPFLSQACEACQGTFALHSEVGVGTTVEFSFNLAHLDAPPMGNLVSTFVALLGHPLAQELVIRRSVNTSKGSGNYSLSKQELEDVLGGLSTSGALNLLREYINSQEEAVMTYHVEPKMHSETHRTQQEM from the coding sequence ATGCATATCTGCATCGACGACTACTTGTTGGACATCGTACAGAACTCCTTTGAGGCTGCAAGTTCGCTTGTGGAACTGGTTCTGGACGAAACCGAAAGCACTTTGGCTTGCTTGGTACGGGACAACGGGAAGGGGATGGATGCAGAGGTTCAGAAAAGGGTGCTTGACCCGTTCTATTCGGATGGGAAAAAACACGCAAAACGTAAGGTAGGATTGGGGTTGCCCTTCCTCAGCCAAGCCTGTGAGGCTTGTCAGGGGACCTTCGCTCTCCATTCTGAAGTCGGGGTTGGTACCACCGTGGAGTTTTCCTTCAATCTGGCACACCTCGATGCTCCCCCGATGGGAAATCTGGTTTCGACGTTTGTTGCACTGCTTGGCCATCCACTGGCCCAAGAGCTGGTGATCAGGCGATCGGTGAATACCAGCAAAGGCAGCGGGAATTACTCACTCTCCAAACAGGAGCTTGAGGATGTCTTGGGAGGCCTGTCCACCAGTGGGGCGCTGAACCTGCTGAGGGAGTACATCAACTCCCAGGAGGAAGCAGTGATGACCTACCACGTTGAACCGAAGATGCACAGCGAGACTCACAGAACACAACAGGAGATGTGA
- a CDS encoding iron-containing alcohol dehydrogenase, producing MVSNFEYNISTKVVFGKDTEKQTGSLVKAFGGTKVLVHYGSASAKKTGLLDRVLASLDELAIPYVLLGGVLPNPRLSKVYEGIELCKKENVDFLLAVGGGSVIDSAKAIGYGLFHEGDVWDFYIKKREILGCYPVAAVLTLSAAGSEMSDSSVITNEDGWLKRDAVSDSSRCKFSILNPELTYTLPEYQTMCGAVDIMMHTMERYFTAGDHMALTDELAEGVLRTVHQSAYLLKENPLDYDARANVMWASSLSHNSLTGMGNESGGDWAPHMIEHEIGGLFDVAHGAGLAAVWEAWAQYVYKTDPTRFARFGNKVFGLPLTDDAQKDALAAIAAMVNFFVDVRMPKNLRELGINPTKEEMFRMASQATNGDAKTIGSFRKLGQEDIVRILEFANR from the coding sequence ATGGTTTCGAATTTTGAGTACAACATTTCCACCAAGGTGGTATTTGGCAAGGATACGGAGAAGCAGACAGGCAGCCTGGTAAAGGCGTTTGGAGGGACAAAGGTCTTGGTCCACTATGGATCGGCCAGTGCCAAAAAGACCGGCTTGCTCGACAGGGTGTTGGCCAGTCTGGATGAGCTGGCTATTCCTTATGTCTTGCTTGGGGGGGTACTTCCCAATCCCCGTCTTTCGAAGGTGTATGAGGGAATCGAGCTGTGCAAGAAAGAAAACGTTGATTTCCTGCTTGCTGTCGGAGGTGGGTCGGTCATCGACTCGGCCAAGGCAATCGGCTATGGTCTCTTCCACGAGGGGGATGTCTGGGACTTCTACATCAAGAAGCGGGAGATACTGGGGTGCTACCCGGTAGCTGCAGTATTGACCCTCTCTGCCGCTGGAAGCGAGATGAGCGACAGCTCGGTCATCACCAACGAGGATGGATGGCTCAAGCGAGATGCAGTTTCCGACTCAAGCCGATGCAAGTTTTCCATTCTCAATCCGGAATTGACCTATACGCTTCCCGAATACCAGACCATGTGTGGGGCCGTGGATATCATGATGCACACCATGGAGCGGTATTTCACTGCCGGCGATCACATGGCTCTTACCGATGAACTGGCGGAGGGAGTCCTCCGCACCGTGCATCAATCGGCGTACCTGCTCAAGGAGAATCCGCTGGACTACGATGCCCGGGCGAATGTGATGTGGGCGAGCAGTCTCTCACACAACAGCTTGACCGGAATGGGCAATGAGAGTGGTGGGGACTGGGCCCCGCATATGATCGAGCATGAGATCGGGGGCCTGTTTGACGTAGCCCATGGTGCAGGCTTGGCTGCTGTTTGGGAGGCCTGGGCACAGTATGTCTACAAGACCGATCCCACTCGGTTTGCCCGGTTCGGCAACAAGGTGTTTGGTCTTCCCCTGACCGATGATGCACAGAAGGATGCCTTGGCGGCCATAGCGGCAATGGTGAACTTCTTTGTGGACGTCAGGATGCCGAAGAACCTGAGGGAACTGGGAATCAATCCCACCAAGGAAGAGATGTTCAGGATGGCGAGTCAGGCTACCAACGGTGATGCCAAGACCATCGGCAGTTTCCGGAAACTGGGCCAAGAGGATATTGTCAGGATTCTCGAATTCGCAAATCGTTGA
- a CDS encoding MFS transporter produces MPKTKYLSEAEKKLGRKHMYRQELYNGVAYSLLGDTLVYLLAISFGAGNIALGYISSASYIAGIVLPFVPQMFQGRNHIKVQSLVWVLRGMVCLLYLGFFVISGDFAVLLLLVVYTLFNIFRMIGIALNDSTLKNISSVSNRGKVVANVNAAYQSSSIVVRVLTALFLGIQRFSGLVGLVALQMVGLVVNLLASREMSLIPSRSTIVYKKGRTVMVLLKEAMGSVTFRRRLILRWISTAVAVIFGLTTPFLRIELGLSNSVVVLYSVTLGVSVMAASYISKQFSDRLGSRPLVFFSTLFSLFFFMVWVLITKTVSPTWYFILGFFTNFFVSLISLLTYRLVAQVMPDEETVAFNSMVNFVIAIIAFGVGILSGFLADKADIARALFTLDGRPAGNGYTLVFLFAIVLTSIETLVASRLQELGAYSSQAAAQVIFSMHGLRAVSMIEKLEHTSDPAKRRFLMLSLGENLNNLATSELRSILASPFSPNKLEAVRALADRPRKSLLDDLIMVARDDDSYVQLDAIAALGSYRKDEKAKEALVNLMLHGRWSSVRSMASKSLARITESTEYLSLVNELSHSAKHIDEVIDYLIAKRFMDKSGSFYQEFFLSIEQGRSATFRQTRYAVIASFLKFGSPRLALLYEHMNMGVPKDFLSPFLTEARDLNHIDMYYEEVLHYFNEHRWEELRAFCLDILASSDVSFDPCFENLKIGLLRAQEMDIGLFDEQDMLAMLYFSYSLGKNSKN; encoded by the coding sequence ATGCCCAAGACAAAATACCTCAGCGAGGCAGAAAAGAAGCTTGGCCGGAAACACATGTACCGCCAAGAGTTGTACAACGGGGTGGCATACAGCCTTCTCGGTGACACACTCGTCTACCTGCTTGCCATCTCCTTTGGGGCTGGGAATATTGCCTTGGGCTACATCTCCTCTGCAAGCTATATTGCCGGTATCGTGCTTCCCTTCGTTCCCCAGATGTTCCAGGGACGCAACCACATAAAGGTACAGTCCTTGGTTTGGGTACTTAGGGGCATGGTATGTCTTCTCTATCTGGGGTTCTTTGTCATCTCCGGAGATTTTGCCGTCCTCTTGCTGTTGGTGGTTTACACCCTCTTCAACATTTTCCGTATGATCGGCATTGCCCTCAATGACTCGACGCTGAAGAACATCAGCAGCGTCTCCAACCGGGGCAAGGTGGTGGCAAACGTCAATGCCGCCTACCAAAGCTCTTCCATTGTCGTTCGTGTTCTCACCGCCCTGTTTTTGGGTATCCAGCGCTTCAGCGGACTGGTCGGACTGGTTGCCCTGCAGATGGTCGGCTTAGTGGTCAACTTGTTGGCAAGCAGGGAAATGTCCCTCATTCCCAGCCGAAGCACCATCGTATACAAGAAGGGGAGAACAGTCATGGTCCTGCTCAAGGAGGCCATGGGATCGGTCACCTTCCGCCGTCGCCTTATCCTTCGCTGGATCAGTACCGCCGTGGCGGTCATCTTCGGCCTCACCACCCCATTTCTGCGCATAGAACTGGGGCTTTCCAACTCGGTTGTGGTCCTCTATTCGGTTACCCTTGGCGTTTCGGTCATGGCGGCAAGCTATATCAGCAAACAGTTCTCCGATCGTCTCGGCTCAAGGCCGCTGGTTTTTTTCTCAACGCTCTTCTCCCTTTTCTTCTTCATGGTCTGGGTGCTCATCACCAAAACAGTCTCTCCCACCTGGTACTTTATCCTGGGGTTTTTCACCAACTTTTTCGTCTCCCTGATCAGCCTTCTGACGTACCGTCTGGTTGCACAGGTCATGCCCGATGAGGAGACGGTCGCTTTCAACTCGATGGTAAACTTTGTCATAGCCATCATTGCCTTTGGTGTTGGTATTCTCAGTGGCTTCCTTGCCGACAAGGCAGATATCGCCCGTGCACTATTCACCTTGGACGGAAGGCCTGCCGGAAATGGATACACGTTGGTATTCCTCTTTGCCATTGTCCTGACTTCCATTGAGACGCTGGTAGCCTCAAGGTTGCAGGAACTGGGGGCCTATTCGAGCCAAGCGGCAGCCCAGGTCATCTTCAGCATGCACGGGCTGCGTGCCGTCTCGATGATCGAGAAGCTGGAGCATACCAGCGATCCTGCCAAACGCCGCTTTCTGATGCTCAGCCTGGGGGAGAACCTGAACAACCTGGCGACCAGCGAGTTGCGCTCCATCCTGGCGAGCCCGTTCTCGCCCAACAAGCTGGAAGCTGTTCGCGCACTTGCTGACCGCCCGCGCAAGTCGTTGCTGGATGATCTGATCATGGTTGCACGTGATGATGACTCATATGTCCAGCTCGATGCCATTGCCGCCCTGGGCTCATACCGCAAGGACGAGAAAGCCAAGGAGGCCTTGGTCAACCTCATGCTGCACGGACGGTGGTCCTCGGTCCGCTCGATGGCAAGCAAATCCCTTGCACGCATTACCGAGAGCACCGAATACCTGAGCCTCGTCAATGAGCTCAGCCACTCTGCCAAGCACATAGATGAGGTCATCGACTATCTCATTGCCAAACGCTTCATGGACAAGAGCGGTTCCTTCTACCAGGAGTTCTTCCTCTCCATCGAGCAGGGACGCAGTGCCACCTTCCGCCAGACACGGTATGCAGTCATCGCCTCTTTCCTGAAGTTCGGTTCTCCCCGTCTCGCCCTGCTGTATGAGCATATGAATATGGGTGTTCCCAAGGACTTCCTTTCTCCCTTCCTTACCGAAGCCCGCGATCTCAATCACATCGACATGTACTATGAGGAAGTGCTCCACTACTTCAACGAACATCGGTGGGAAGAACTGCGGGCCTTCTGTCTGGATATCCTGGCCAGCAGTGATGTCTCTTTCGATCCCTGTTTCGAGAACCTCAAGATTGGTCTGTTGCGGGCCCAGGAGATGGATATCGGGCTGTTTGATGAGCAGGATATGCTTGCCATGCTCTATTTCAGCTACTCACTGGGCAAGAACTCCAAGAACTGA
- a CDS encoding (2Fe-2S) ferredoxin domain-containing protein, whose translation MAKMTLEELRKLRDQKQSEMQKRDIEGKDSRIVIGMGTCGIAAGAKPVLDAFLAALEEKHIDNVSVTQTGCMGLCYVEPTIEVIVPGMPDVIYGKVDAATARKIVEQHIIGKQLVTDHMFDRPAADIIKKDGGK comes from the coding sequence ATGGCTAAAATGACACTTGAGGAGCTGAGAAAGCTCCGGGACCAGAAGCAGAGCGAAATGCAGAAGCGCGACATCGAAGGCAAGGACAGCCGCATTGTGATCGGCATGGGAACCTGCGGTATCGCAGCCGGTGCAAAACCGGTGCTTGATGCCTTCCTGGCTGCCCTGGAAGAGAAGCATATTGACAACGTCTCGGTCACCCAGACCGGATGCATGGGTCTGTGCTACGTTGAGCCGACCATTGAGGTGATCGTCCCCGGCATGCCCGACGTGATTTATGGAAAAGTGGATGCTGCCACCGCTCGCAAGATCGTGGAACAGCACATCATCGGCAAGCAGTTGGTGACCGACCATATGTTCGATCGCCCGGCAGCTGACATCATCAAGAAGGACGGGGGTAAATAA
- a CDS encoding NADH-dependent [FeFe] hydrogenase, group A6, with translation MSIVHVKINGIPVEVEEGTSVLNAAKKAGVRIPTLCYHDDLTPFGSCGLCIVKQEGSAKILRACAAPVNEGLSVITNDNELFEVRKTILELILSTHPSSCLTCIRNGECELQDLAAEFGIREQPFEVRLSDQEKDESSASIVLDPEKCIKCGRCVQVCQDLQGVFALEFIGRGDGTVMAPAAMLKLDDSPCVRCGQCAAHCPVGAIYEKDEISSFRKAIADPEKQVVVQIAPSIRVGLSESFGLPAGTVTTKKIYTALRRLGAVSVHDTNFGADLTIMEEGSELVGRLTKGGALPQLTSCCPAWIDYVEKYYPDLLDHVSSAKSPMQMVGAIEKTYFAKKMDIDPAKLFTVAIMPCTAKKYEAIRDESMRSSGFQDVDLVLTTREFARLIKSSGIDFLHLEEEEADSPIGDYSGAGTIFGATGGVMEAAVRTAYHVVTGKEMDRVEVESVRGLAEIKKGTVDFDGTPVRVAVVHGLSHVDELLDEIRAAKAEGKQAPYEFIEVMACRGGCIAGGGQPYGANDILREERSAGLYADDKNSAVRCSHHNTSIQKLYEEFLEKPMSETAHHLLHTTYQEVPVYKA, from the coding sequence TTGAGTATCGTACATGTAAAGATAAACGGTATCCCCGTCGAAGTTGAAGAGGGGACCAGTGTATTGAATGCGGCCAAGAAGGCCGGGGTCAGGATTCCGACCCTCTGTTATCACGACGACCTTACGCCCTTCGGGTCCTGTGGTCTGTGCATCGTGAAGCAGGAGGGAAGTGCCAAGATCCTGCGCGCCTGTGCAGCCCCGGTGAATGAGGGCCTGAGCGTCATCACCAACGACAATGAGCTCTTTGAGGTCCGCAAGACCATCCTTGAGCTGATCCTTTCCACGCACCCCTCCAGTTGCCTTACCTGTATCCGCAACGGTGAGTGTGAGCTTCAGGATCTGGCCGCTGAGTTCGGGATCCGCGAGCAGCCGTTCGAGGTCCGCCTCAGTGACCAGGAGAAGGATGAGAGCTCTGCTTCCATCGTCCTCGATCCCGAGAAGTGCATCAAGTGCGGACGCTGTGTCCAGGTCTGCCAGGACCTGCAGGGTGTCTTCGCCCTTGAGTTCATCGGCCGTGGTGATGGGACGGTCATGGCCCCCGCAGCCATGCTCAAGCTTGATGACAGTCCCTGCGTACGCTGTGGCCAGTGTGCAGCACACTGCCCGGTTGGAGCCATCTATGAGAAGGATGAAATCTCTTCTTTCCGCAAGGCAATCGCCGACCCGGAGAAACAGGTTGTTGTCCAGATCGCTCCCTCGATCCGCGTAGGACTTTCCGAATCCTTTGGCCTTCCTGCCGGTACCGTCACCACCAAGAAAATCTACACCGCTCTGCGCCGCCTTGGAGCAGTCTCTGTGCATGATACCAACTTTGGTGCCGACCTCACCATCATGGAAGAGGGCAGTGAGCTGGTGGGAAGGCTGACCAAGGGCGGAGCCCTTCCTCAGCTGACTTCCTGCTGTCCTGCTTGGATCGACTATGTCGAGAAGTACTATCCTGACTTGCTTGACCACGTTTCCAGTGCAAAGAGCCCGATGCAGATGGTTGGTGCCATCGAGAAGACCTACTTCGCCAAGAAGATGGATATCGATCCGGCAAAGCTCTTCACGGTTGCAATCATGCCCTGTACGGCAAAGAAGTATGAGGCTATCCGTGACGAGAGCATGCGTTCCAGCGGTTTCCAGGATGTGGATCTTGTGCTCACCACCCGTGAGTTTGCCCGCCTGATCAAGAGTTCGGGGATTGATTTCCTCCATCTTGAGGAAGAAGAGGCTGACAGCCCGATCGGTGATTACAGCGGTGCAGGTACCATCTTTGGTGCAACCGGTGGTGTCATGGAAGCTGCAGTGAGAACTGCCTACCATGTGGTGACCGGCAAGGAGATGGATCGTGTTGAAGTCGAGTCCGTTCGTGGTCTTGCAGAGATCAAGAAGGGTACCGTTGACTTTGACGGGACTCCCGTCCGCGTTGCAGTCGTGCATGGCCTGAGCCATGTCGATGAGCTGCTGGATGAGATCCGTGCCGCCAAGGCTGAAGGAAAGCAGGCTCCCTATGAGTTCATCGAAGTCATGGCTTGCCGCGGTGGTTGTATCGCCGGTGGTGGTCAGCCCTACGGTGCAAATGACATCCTGCGCGAAGAGAGATCTGCCGGCCTCTATGCCGACGACAAGAACAGTGCTGTGCGGTGTTCACACCACAACACCTCGATTCAGAAGTTGTACGAGGAGTTCCTCGAAAAGCCGATGAGCGAGACTGCACATCACCTTTTGCATACCACCTATCAGGAAGTTCCTGTTTACAAGGCCTGA
- a CDS encoding NADH-quinone oxidoreductase subunit NuoF: MAFRNYILVCGGTACESSRSDQIYQNLLEECKAQGVADEVQVVKTGCFGFCEQGPIVKILPEDSFYVKVKPEDAKELISEHVIKGREVTRLLYDKESSRKHAKVEDIKFYQKQFRIVLRNCGFIDPENIDEYIAREGYQALEKALFEMTSEDIIEELKTAGLRGRGGAGFPTWMKWNFSRQVANDTKYVVCNADEGDPGAYMDRSTLEGDPHSVLEAMTICGKTIGAHRGFIYIRAEYPLAIHRLEIAMKQAREYGLLGENILGSGFDFDIEIRLGAGAFVCGEETALLQSIEGKRGMPQPRPPFPAVKGLWGKPTVINNVETWANIPVIITKGGNWFNKIGTADSKGTKVFALTGKIRNSGLVEVPMGTTLREIIYDIGGGIANDKKFKAVQTGGPSGGVITEESLDTPIDFGSLIRIGSMMGSGGMIVMDEDDCIVDVAKFYLNFSVDESCGKCAPCRIGGRSLCNILEKITAGNGTLQDLDTLEKIGEAMKKGSLCALGQTTPNPVLSSIKHFKDEYLAHIVDKSCPSGTCKKLITYSINAEKCIGCTACARKCPVAAISGERKQVHIIDQSICIKCGVCMETCKFGAVEIH; the protein is encoded by the coding sequence ATGGCATTCAGAAATTACATCTTGGTCTGCGGAGGAACGGCCTGCGAATCCAGCCGCTCAGACCAGATTTACCAGAACCTGCTGGAAGAGTGCAAGGCACAGGGAGTCGCTGACGAAGTGCAGGTCGTTAAGACCGGTTGTTTCGGCTTCTGTGAGCAGGGCCCGATCGTCAAGATCCTTCCCGAAGACTCCTTCTATGTGAAGGTGAAACCCGAGGACGCCAAAGAGCTCATCAGTGAGCATGTCATCAAGGGCCGCGAAGTAACCCGCCTGCTCTATGACAAGGAGTCGAGCCGCAAGCATGCCAAGGTTGAGGACATCAAGTTCTACCAGAAGCAGTTCCGCATCGTGCTTCGCAACTGTGGATTCATCGATCCCGAGAATATTGACGAATATATCGCCCGTGAAGGGTACCAGGCGCTTGAGAAAGCCCTCTTCGAGATGACCAGCGAGGACATCATCGAGGAACTGAAGACGGCCGGCCTGCGTGGTCGCGGTGGTGCAGGCTTCCCCACCTGGATGAAGTGGAACTTCTCCCGCCAGGTAGCAAATGACACCAAGTATGTTGTCTGCAACGCCGACGAAGGCGACCCGGGTGCTTACATGGACCGTTCCACCCTCGAAGGTGATCCGCACTCTGTGCTCGAAGCCATGACCATTTGCGGAAAGACCATTGGTGCCCACCGCGGTTTCATCTACATCAGAGCCGAATATCCCTTGGCAATCCATCGCTTGGAAATCGCCATGAAACAGGCTCGTGAGTATGGTCTCCTGGGCGAGAACATCCTCGGCAGCGGATTTGATTTCGACATTGAGATCCGTCTTGGTGCAGGTGCATTCGTCTGCGGTGAGGAGACAGCGCTCCTGCAGTCCATCGAAGGCAAGCGCGGCATGCCGCAGCCCCGTCCGCCGTTCCCAGCCGTAAAGGGCCTGTGGGGCAAGCCGACGGTCATCAACAACGTTGAGACCTGGGCAAACATCCCGGTGATCATCACCAAGGGTGGCAACTGGTTCAACAAGATCGGTACTGCAGACAGCAAGGGTACCAAGGTGTTCGCCCTCACCGGCAAGATCCGCAACTCCGGCTTGGTTGAAGTTCCGATGGGCACCACCCTGCGCGAAATCATCTATGATATCGGCGGTGGCATCGCCAATGACAAGAAGTTCAAGGCAGTACAGACCGGTGGTCCCAGTGGTGGCGTCATCACTGAGGAGAGCCTCGACACCCCCATCGATTTCGGTTCATTGATCCGCATCGGTTCGATGATGGGCAGCGGCGGTATGATCGTCATGGACGAGGATGACTGCATCGTTGACGTGGCAAAGTTCTACCTGAACTTCTCCGTTGACGAAAGCTGCGGCAAATGTGCACCGTGTCGCATCGGTGGCCGGTCCTTGTGCAATATCCTGGAGAAAATCACTGCAGGAAACGGCACGCTCCAGGATCTGGATACCCTTGAGAAAATCGGTGAAGCAATGAAGAAGGGCAGCCTGTGCGCTCTGGGTCAGACTACTCCCAACCCGGTCCTCTCTTCGATCAAGCACTTCAAGGACGAGTACCTTGCACACATTGTGGACAAGAGTTGTCCCAGTGGCACCTGCAAGAAGTTGATCACCTACTCGATCAATGCCGAGAAGTGTATCGGTTGTACGGCATGTGCACGCAAGTGCCCGGTCGCTGCAATCTCTGGCGAACGGAAACAGGTTCACATCATAGACCAATCCATCTGCATCAAGTGCGGGGTCTGTATGGAGACGTGTAAGTTCGGCGCCGTCGAAATCCACTAG
- a CDS encoding ATP-dependent Clp protease proteolytic subunit, whose amino-acid sequence MPQEEEKKPAVQDPQIQEKLLKTRSILLSGEINKESAESVIKQLLILEGESSEPIKIFINSPGGDVDAGYAIFDMARFVSAPVTMIGMGLVASAAALVLLAVPKERRIALPNSTYLIHQPMSGMRGVATDIEIHAQHLEKLRLKLDALIATETGKSVDEVREDTERDHWLSSDEALAYGLVSRIVSQRSEL is encoded by the coding sequence ATGCCACAGGAAGAAGAGAAGAAGCCTGCAGTGCAGGATCCACAGATACAGGAAAAATTGCTCAAGACCCGCTCGATTCTCCTTTCGGGAGAGATCAACAAGGAGAGTGCAGAATCTGTCATCAAACAGCTGCTCATCCTGGAAGGGGAGAGCAGTGAGCCGATCAAGATTTTCATCAACAGCCCCGGCGGTGATGTTGATGCAGGCTATGCCATCTTTGATATGGCACGTTTTGTCAGTGCACCGGTCACCATGATCGGCATGGGCCTGGTTGCCAGCGCAGCGGCCTTGGTGTTGCTCGCTGTTCCCAAGGAGAGAAGGATAGCCCTTCCCAACTCCACCTACCTGATCCACCAGCCGATGAGCGGGATGCGCGGCGTGGCCACGGACATTGAGATCCATGCCCAGCACCTGGAAAAACTCAGATTGAAACTCGATGCCCTTATTGCCACCGAAACAGGAAAGAGCGTAGACGAAGTTCGTGAGGATACCGAGCGCGACCATTGGCTTTCCAGTGATGAGGCCCTTGCCTACGGCCTGGTAAGCAGGATCGTCTCTCAGAGGAGTGAACTGTAG
- a CDS encoding redox-sensing transcriptional repressor Rex codes for MNNDQLIRITRYFRSLNRLKTIGLEKVFAHNLADAAGVSAAIVRKDFSQLGIHGQKRGGYEIHDLLISLGEILGKGDSQNCIIIGCGRIGKALMHYNGFEPDGIRIVAGFDSDPLVYSDASHPVPIYPISRIDEVVEALDVTAAIITVPEQAASDSYDRLLKAGVMGILNFSPITLKPQLQDDGRMPVVHNINIALELEQIFYELKFPKNT; via the coding sequence ATGAACAATGACCAACTGATACGCATCACCCGGTACTTCCGCTCCCTTAATCGGCTCAAGACCATCGGACTTGAGAAAGTGTTTGCACACAACCTAGCGGATGCAGCCGGTGTATCGGCCGCAATTGTGCGCAAAGACTTCTCCCAATTGGGCATCCATGGCCAAAAAAGGGGTGGATATGAGATTCATGACCTCTTGATTTCCCTTGGGGAAATCCTGGGCAAGGGAGACAGCCAGAACTGTATCATCATCGGCTGCGGACGCATCGGCAAGGCCTTGATGCACTACAATGGCTTCGAACCCGATGGCATCCGCATCGTGGCGGGATTTGACAGCGATCCGCTGGTATACAGCGACGCATCACACCCGGTGCCGATCTATCCGATCAGCAGAATCGATGAGGTCGTCGAAGCCCTTGATGTGACGGCAGCAATCATCACGGTTCCTGAGCAGGCAGCATCGGACAGCTATGACCGCCTGCTGAAGGCCGGAGTCATGGGCATCCTGAATTTCAGCCCGATCACGCTCAAGCCGCAGTTGCAGGATGACGGTCGCATGCCCGTGGTCCATAACATCAACATCGCCCTGGAATTGGAGCAGATTTTTTACGAGCTCAAATTCCCGAAGAACACCTGA